The DNA window CGCAATGCGTACGACCTGCACGAGGTGGAAGGCACCAGGTTCACCGTCCACGACGACCTGGGACCCGCGGACGTCGAGGAGCACGTCGTCACTCTCAACAACGTCCGCCTGTGGGATCCCAGCGTCCTGCTCAAGAGCTACCGCCAGCTGCAGGCGATCCGGCCCTACTACGACTTCGCGGACGTCGACGTCGACCGCTACATGGTCGACGGCGAGGTGCGCCAAACGATGCTGTCGGTGCGCGAGATGCAGCCCCAGCAGCTCGAGGAGTCGGCCAAGACCTGGCAGAACCTGCACACGTTCTACACCCACGGCCACGGGGCGGTGGCCTCACAGGTCAACATCGCAGACCGTGAGGGCTCCCCGGTCTTCCTCAGCCGCGACATCCCCCCACGCGGCCCGACCGAGACACTGGTTCCCGACCGCCGCCCCGGCGTGTACTTCGGGGAGCTCCACGGCAACTACTCGATCGTGCGGGGCGCCGACGAGGAGCTGGATTTCGAAGCCAGCGACACCGGCGAGGCGCAGACGACCGTGTACGACGGGCTCGGTGGCGTCCCGGTCGGGGGCCCCCTGCAGCGCTTGGCGTTCGCGCTGCGGTTCGCCGACCCCAACCTGGTGCTGTCGGGCCTGATCCAGCCCGAGTCGCGCATAATCTTCGAGCGACAGATCAGCCGACGGGTGCAGCGCGTCGCCCCGTTCCTCCTGCTCGACGACGACCCGTACGCCGTCGTGCTCGACGGGCGGATCGTGTGGATCCAGGACGCCTACACCGTCTCGGCGCACTACCCGTACGCGGAACGCAACCAGTTCGTCAACGACCTGAACCGTGCGACCGTCAACTACATCCGTAACAGCGTCAAAGCGGTCGTCGATGCCTACGACGGGACGGTGACGCTGTACGTGGTCGAGCCCGATGATCCGGTGATCGCCGCGTGGCGTCAGGCGTTCCCGGAGCCGTTCGCCGACGTGTCCGCGGCTGAGGATCAGCTGGTGCGGCACTTCCGCTACCCAGAGGACCTCTTCCAACTTCAAGCCGACGTGTACCGGCTGTACCACATCCCCCAGGCGCCGGCTTTCTACAGCAAGGCGGACGCGTGGCAGTTCCCCACCGATGCCCCGGCCATCACCAACAGGCAGAAGCCCGAGGGTGCGCCGCTCGAGCCGTACTACCTGTTGATGCGGCTCCCCGGTCAAGAAACCGAGGAGTTCGTCCTGATCCAGCCGTACCTGGCGCGGAACAAACCGAACATGATCGCGTGGTTGGCGGGACGCTCCGATCCGGGGCGTTACGGCGGGCTGTACGCGGTGCAGTTCCCCAGCAACCAGACCATCCTCGGGCCGGCGCAGGCGCACGCCAAGATCGAGCAGGACCGCACCATCTCCGAGTGGATCACGTTGCGTAGCCGGGCGGGGTCGGAGGTGATCCGCGGCAACCTGCTGGTGATCCCCATCGAGCGCTCGATCCTGTACGTGCAACCGCTG is part of the Actinomycetota bacterium genome and encodes:
- a CDS encoding UPF0182 family protein; translated protein: MATRRLRDAIRRRLGVVLAVVVVLVLLSANRVAAFVTDLWWYQGLGYESVFLGLFSARVGLGALFGAVLALLVAVNLVIARRLRPLILPATAREAAIERYRQLVDPYVPWLIGGVALLFALSGGAAAASQWEPFLLWRHGGAFGAADPQFGRDVGFYVFDLPWYEFVEGWLFTSLLMVLAVTAGAYYLLGAIRPDAPRNRVTPQAKAHLSVLLALVLAVRGWGYWLDRFALNFSPRGTVTGASYTDVNAELPALNLLLLVTAVAIVMVLVNIRRRGWLLPGAAIGLLILASILLQGLYPAAIQRLRVDPQELAREQPFIERNLQATRNAYDLHEVEGTRFTVHDDLGPADVEEHVVTLNNVRLWDPSVLLKSYRQLQAIRPYYDFADVDVDRYMVDGEVRQTMLSVREMQPQQLEESAKTWQNLHTFYTHGHGAVASQVNIADREGSPVFLSRDIPPRGPTETLVPDRRPGVYFGELHGNYSIVRGADEELDFEASDTGEAQTTVYDGLGGVPVGGPLQRLAFALRFADPNLVLSGLIQPESRIIFERQISRRVQRVAPFLLLDDDPYAVVLDGRIVWIQDAYTVSAHYPYAERNQFVNDLNRATVNYIRNSVKAVVDAYDGTVTLYVVEPDDPVIAAWRQAFPEPFADVSAAEDQLVRHFRYPEDLFQLQADVYRLYHIPQAPAFYSKADAWQFPTDAPAITNRQKPEGAPLEPYYLLMRLPGQETEEFVLIQPYLARNKPNMIAWLAGRSDPGRYGGLYAVQFPSNQTILGPAQAHAKIEQDRTISEWITLRSRAGSEVIRGNLLVIPIERSILYVQPLFLVNPQTEIPELAKVTLVLGDRVVMADTLDAALAELIGAAPEDAVIPGAPVEEPDPETERVSVAGLLSRALDAFSAADQALRDGDLATYQRRVDEAQDLLRRAAEEEGVPVPEEDAAAPAEAGTATEEGGPATEGGA